The following are encoded together in the Astyanax mexicanus isolate ESR-SI-001 chromosome 8, AstMex3_surface, whole genome shotgun sequence genome:
- the LOC103022228 gene encoding zinc finger protein 501-like, with amino-acid sequence MASREISNTQQTPSPTPYRQMQKSTGKKKTHHCSDCGKRFTQQSHLGTHQLIHTGEKSHHCSDCGSSFNDSNNFKQHQHIYTGVKPYSCSDCEKSFTHQSSLKTHQLIHTGEKSFHCSECGLSFYQQRNLKQHQHIHLGKKLYQCSDCEKSFNNKSHLQQHQRIHTGDKPYQCSDCGKSFNNQSNFKKHQRIHTGEKPFYCSDCGMNFNQQNSLQRHLRVHTGEKPYYCSECGMNFYQQSNLQQHQRIHTGEKLFHCSDCGKSFSHQYSLQRHQRIHTGEKLFHCSDCGKSFNNQSDLKKHLLIHTGEKPYYCSDCGKSFNNQSSLRTHQRIHTGEKPYHCSECAVSFRYLPSFKKHKCIKKDSDAP; translated from the coding sequence ATGGCATCCAGAGAAATCTCCAATACTCAGCAAACACCCTCTCCTACACCTTACAgacaaatgcagaaaagtacaggcaagaagaaaactcaccactgctcagactgtgggaagagatttactcaacagagtcatcttggaacacaccagctcattcacactggagagaaatcgcatcactgctcagactgtgggagtagCTTTAATGATTCGAATAATTTCAAGCAACATCAGCACATTTACACTGGAGTGAAGCCATATTCCTGTTCAGACTGTGAAAAGAGTTTTACTCATCAGAGTAGTCTTAAaacacaccagctcattcacactggagaaaaatcatttcactgctcagagtgtggactGAGTTTTTATCAACAGCGTAATCTCAAacaacaccagcacattcacttGGGAAAGAAACtatatcagtgttcagactgtgaaaaaagttttaataataagAGCCATCTCcagcaacaccagcgcattcacactggagataaaccatatcagtgttcagactgtggaaagagttttaataatCAGAGTAAttttaaaaaacaccagcgcattcacactggagagaaaccgttttactgctcagactgtgggatgaaTTTTAATCAACAGAATAGTCTCCAGCGACAcctgcgcgttcacactggagagaaaccatattactgctctgAATGTGGGATGAATTTTTATCAGCAGAgtaatctccaacaacaccagcgcattcacactggagaaaagctgtttcactgctcagactgtgggaaaagttttagtCACCAGTATAGTCTTcagcgacaccagcgcattcacactggagagaaactgtttcactgctcagactgtgggaagagttttaataatcAGAGCGATTTAAAaaaacacctgctcattcacactggagagaaaccatattactgctcagactgtggaaagagcttTAATAATCAGAGTAGTCTCcgaacacaccagcgcattcacacgggagagaaaccatatcactgctcagagtgtgcaGTGAGCTTCAGGTATTTACCATCATTCAAGAAACACAAGTGTATTAAGAAGGACAGTGACGCACCCTAA
- the LOC111197445 gene encoding zinc finger protein 239-like, with product MLNKRENMASTEISNIQQTSSPSPKRQMKKCTGKKKTHQCSDCGKSFSQLSNLQQHQRIHTGEKPFHCSDCGMKFNHQYNLQRHKRIHTREKQLHCSDSGMNFNNPISLQTHRHIHSVNKPFHCAMCGKTFYQKTHLKQHQHVHTGEKPYHCSECGKTFYQKSHLKQHQRIHTGEKPYHCTVCGKKFYQMSHLKKHQFIHTGEKPYHCSECGLNFYQQSCLKRHQRIHTGEKPYYCSECGMNFYQLSHLQRHQHIHTGEKPFYCSECGMNFCHQNGLQEHQRIHTGEKKHHCSDCGKSFYRQYNLRRHQRIHTGEKPYDCSDCGMSFVNESKLKRHQVIHTGEKTYQCPDCGKSFNRQFNFQRHKRTHT from the coding sequence ATGCTGAACAAAAGGGAGAACATGGCATCCACAGAAATCTCCAATATTCAGCAAACATCCTCTCCATCACCCAAGAGGCAAATGAAGAAATGTACAGGGAAGAAGAAAACtcatcagtgctcagactgtgggaagagttttagtcaactTAGTAATCTAcagcaacaccagcgcattcacactggagagaaaccatttcactgctcagactgtgggatgaaGTTTAATCATCAGTATAATCTCCAGCGACACAAACGTATTCACACTAGAGAGAAACAGTTGCACTGCTCAGACAGTGGGATGAATTTTAATAATCCGATTAGTCTTCAAACACACAGACATAttcactctgtaaataaaccGTTTCACTGCGCAATGTGTGGGAAGACTTTTTATCAAAAGACTCATCTTAAACAACACCAgcacgttcacactggagagaaaccatatcactgctcagagtgtggaaagactTTTTATCAAAAGAGTCATCttaaacaacaccagcgcattcatactggagagaaaccttatcactgCACAGTGTGTGGAAAGAAATTTTATCAAatgagtcatctcaaaaaacaccagttcATTCACACTGGGGAaaaaccctatcactgctcagaatgtgggttGAATTTTTATCAACAGAGTTGTCTCAAaagacaccaacgcattcacactggagagaaaccgtattactgttcagaATGTGGCATGAATTTTTATCAACTGAGTCATCTCCAGcgacaccagcacattcacactggagagaaaccgttttacTGTTCAGAATGTGGAATGAATTTTTGTCATCAGAATGGTCTCCaagaacaccagcgcattcacactggagaaaaaaagcatcactgctcagactgtggaaagagtttttatCGCCAGTATAATCTCCGGCGACACCAacgtattcacactggagagaaaccgtatgactgctcagactgtggaatgaGTTTTGTTAATGAGAGCAAATTGAAAAGACACCAggtcattcacactggagaaaaaacaTATCAATgcccagactgtgggaagagttttaatcggcAGTTTAATTTCCAGCGACACAAACGCACTCACACATGA
- the LOC125804031 gene encoding uncharacterized protein LOC125804031, with amino-acid sequence MNACPMGEDFKIADPEDDLDTRVNEMKILNEKVLSNIENAQKRQQKSYRNRKRKLMSTISPGDEVLISQDFNIKQRKDTLADRHKGPFTVDSISKKGVASVVKDNGTRCCINVSRLRPFYRLENHGAVPCVSLQDHEYGTPDEATDHPYPFSGEKWEKDLGPLQEKLVGDDSTLPIPNFTLLHTLEVDEFDRLILRQLKKEGRLKDTVPTNIGHKAGYSMDSHSQSELGAV; translated from the exons atgaacgcctgtcccatgggagaagactttaaaattgctgacccagaagatgatcttgacacccgagtaaatgaaatgaaaattttaaatgagaag gtgcttagcaacattgaaaatgcgcagaaaagacaacaaaagtcttacaggaaccgtaagagaaagctaatgagcacaatcagtcctggcgatgaggtcttgatttctcaagatttcaatataaaacagagaaaagacacccttgctgaccgccacaaaggtcctttcactgtggatagtatctctaaaaagggtgtggcatcagtggtgaaagataatgggactcgatgttgcatcaatgtctcacggctaaggcctttctacaggttggaaa atcatggagcagttccatgtgtgtcacttcaggaccatgagtatggtacacctgatgaagcaacagaccatccttatcctttttctggagagaaatgggaaaaagacTTGGGTCCTCTCCAGGAAAAACTGGTAGGGGATGATTCCACCTTGCCCATTCCAAATttcactctccttcacacact TGAAGTGGATGAGTTTGACAGACTCATACTTCGCCAGCTGAAGAAAGAAGGCAGGCTGAAGGACACTGTCCCTACAAACATTGGACACAAGGCAGGATACAGCATGGACTCGCACTCTCAATCAGAGTTAGGAGCAGTTTAA
- the LOC103025045 gene encoding zinc finger protein 501: MKLLNKKENMASTEISNIQQTSSPSPEKLRQKSTGKEKPHHCSDCGKSFTQKTHLQAHQRIHTGEKPFHCSDCGMKFSHQYNLQRHQRIHTREKQFHCSDSGKSFNNPISRQRHRHIHTVNKPFHCAVCGKTFYQKSHLKQHQHVHTGEKPYHCSECGKTFYHESYLKQHQRIHTGEKPYHCSECGKTFYKKSSLKQHQRIHTGEKPYHCTVCGKKFYQMSHLKKHQFIHTGEKPYHCSECGLNFCQQSDLRRHQRIHTGEKPYYCSECGMNFYQLSHLQRHQCIHTGEKPFYCSECGMNFCHQSGLQQHQRIHTGEKPYHCSDCGMSFNRQYNLRRHQRIHTGEKLFHCSECGMNFIHQSTLQRHRQVHTEVKPYDCSDCGMSFVNQSKLKRHQVIHTGEKTYQCPDCGKSFNRQFNFQRHKRTHT; the protein is encoded by the coding sequence ATGAAGCTGCTGAACAAAAAGGAGAACATGGCATCCACAGAAATCTCCAATATTCAGCAAACATCCTCTCCATCACCCGAGAAGCTAAGGCAGAAAAGTACAGGCAAGGAGAAACctcaccactgctcagactgtgggaagagttttactcaaaagaCTCATCTCCaagcacaccagcgcattcacactggagagaaaccatttcactgctcagactgtgggatgaaGTTTAGTCACCAGTATAATCTCCAGCGACACCAACGTATTCACACTAGAGAGAAacagtttcactgctcagacagtgggaagagttttaataatcCGATTAGTCGTCaaagacacagacacattcacactgtaaataaaccatTTCACTGTGCAGTGTGTGGGAAGACTTTTTATCAAAAGAGTCATCTTAAACAACACCAgcacgttcacactggagagaaaccatatcactgctcagagtgtggtaAGACCTTTTATCACGAGAGTTATCttaaacaacaccagcgcattcacactggagagaaaccatatcactgctcagagtgtggaaagactTTTTATAAAAAGAGTTCTCttaaacaacaccagcgcattcacactggagagaaaccctatcactgcaCAGTGTGTGGGAAGAAATTTTATCAAatgagtcatctcaaaaaacatcagttcattcacactggagaaaaaccctatcactgctcagaatgtgggttAAATTTTTGTCAACAAAGTGATCTCCGaagacaccaacgcattcacactggagagaaaccgtattactgttcagaATGTGGCATGAATTTTTATCAACTAAGTCATCTCCAGCgacaccagtgcattcacactggagagaaaccgttttacTGTTCAGAATGTGGAATGAATTTTTGTCATCAGAGTggtctccaacaacaccagcgcattcacactggagagaaaccgtatcactgctcagactgtggaatgaGTTTTAATCGCCAGTATAATCTCCGGcgacaccagcgtattcacactggagagaaactgtttcactgctcagagtgcgggatgAATTTTATACATCAGAGTACTCTCCAGCGACACCGGCAGGTTCACACTGAAGTGAAACCATAtgactgctcagactgtggaatgaGTTTTGTTAATCAGAGCAAATTGAAAAGACACCAggtcattcacactggagaaaaaacaTATCAATgcccagactgtgggaagagttttaatcggcAGTTTAATTTCCAGCGACACAAACGCACTCACACATGA